A genome region from Celeribacter baekdonensis includes the following:
- the iolE gene encoding myo-inosose-2 dehydratase, with the protein MIQFGTNPIAWANDDDQTLGADIPTARILDEAGRQIGFDGIENGHRWPQDDPEALRVLLAEYGLVFISGWHSLNLLSHSIEDEKAAIQPHLDKLKHNGCKVCIACETSNSVQGLDLPLSDRPLLDRSGMAEFAAKVEEIAQYCSDQGIDLVYHHHMGTVVQSPEDIDAFMAATGPATKLLFDAGHCFFGGGDPEVVLRRHIGRVRHFHAKNVRPVIRDKVEGDALSFMDGVRAGVFTVPGDQEGGVDFAPLLKILAEHEYDGWIVIEAEQDPDQRNPLLYQTLGLATLKRLARDAGLFDGGAHA; encoded by the coding sequence ATGATCCAGTTCGGGACCAATCCCATTGCATGGGCAAACGACGACGACCAAACCCTTGGCGCCGATATTCCGACCGCACGTATCCTGGACGAGGCGGGTCGGCAGATCGGCTTTGACGGAATCGAGAATGGCCACCGCTGGCCGCAGGATGACCCAGAGGCTCTGCGTGTGCTTTTGGCCGAATACGGGCTCGTCTTTATCTCGGGCTGGCACTCGCTCAACCTGCTTTCGCATTCGATCGAGGACGAGAAAGCTGCAATCCAGCCGCATTTGGACAAGCTCAAGCACAACGGCTGCAAGGTCTGTATTGCATGCGAAACGTCGAATTCGGTTCAGGGGCTGGATCTGCCGCTGTCGGATCGCCCGCTGCTTGATCGTAGCGGGATGGCCGAGTTTGCGGCTAAGGTGGAAGAGATTGCGCAATATTGCTCCGATCAGGGGATTGATCTCGTCTATCACCACCATATGGGCACTGTCGTGCAGTCGCCTGAGGATATCGACGCCTTCATGGCGGCCACGGGGCCTGCGACGAAGCTTCTGTTTGATGCCGGTCACTGCTTTTTTGGTGGCGGCGATCCTGAGGTGGTGTTGCGCAGACATATCGGCCGTGTCCGCCATTTTCACGCCAAGAACGTCCGCCCCGTGATCCGGGACAAGGTCGAGGGAGACGCGCTGTCGTTCATGGATGGCGTGCGTGCCGGGGTCTTTACCGTGCCAGGCGATCAGGAAGGAGGGGTGGATTTTGCACCGCTTCTGAAAATCCTCGCCGAGCATGAATATGACGGCTGGATCGTCATCGAGGCCGAACAGGACCCCGATCAGCGCAATCCGCTTCTCTACCA